The genomic window AAAAATCCGGTACGTTTGAAGCCAAATTGAGATACAATATTTATCTAGATATTATTGAACATAAAAATGAGAATGGACTTTACAAGTTAGTAACCAGTCCTACGACACATGCAAGAATCGATAATAATTATCACTATTATTGTGAGTTTAGAAACCAGAGAGGACTAAAACAATCGGGATATTATATTTTAGTAGAATTAAATGAAAGATACCGGATTTATAAAAAATATGATTTGGATATAAGAAATCCGGTAAAAAAGTCTGCTTCTATAAATGTACTCGAACCTGGTAAAATCAGAAAAGAGGTTACCTACTATCTGGAAGAAAGAGGTACTATTATGGAGTTACCTGTGGATAAAAAAGAAATGCTTGCGGTCTTTAGTGATAAAGCTGATGATCTTAAAAGTTATATGAAATCAGAGAAGATTAAATTGAGAAAAGAAGAAGATCTGGTTCGATTGGTTTCCAGATACAATTCACTTAAAAGTGATGGAAATCTTCCTGCAAGAACCTTACTAAGCAATTCTCGATAATTACAAAACTGTGTTCTTAGCAGCACATGATAAAATTATAAAGTGAACTTGTAGATAACGAGTTCACTTTTTTTATCAGATTATTTTTGTGAACTTTATGTCTGTTTGAGATATATTACATAGTGAGTTGATTTAAATTTACTTAGCTATGTATCAGCTCAGCAATTTTTCCGAAAGAGAATATTGTATTTAGTAATATTTTATGTTTAGCAAACTTAGTTTACTTTAAACTCCTTCAAATAAAACGGATCAAAATAAGCAATATCTTCAAAATTCTGATTTTGATATTTCTGAAAAGATAGCGAAGCCATACTAGAGGCAGAAGGCATCTTATCTTCATAAAAAGATGCTTTAGGAAAATTAAGAAAGGTTCTACTTTTTGCAACACCATTGCCTATAAACCGTACCTTATCAGATTCTTTTATTAGGTTTCTGTAAATAGTGGCATCCACTATAGTGGCTTTTGTTTCTTGTACCAGCTTTCGGTTAAAAAATACACTATCATATACTTCCATCCTTCGGGCGTCCATCATCGGAATTAAAAAACAATCTTCTTCAAATACCTGACTAGCTAATGCTTCTAAGGAGTTAATAGCAATCAATGGCTTAGACAATGCATAACATAAACCTTTAGCAGTAGCCACTCCGATCCGTAATCCGGTATAAGAACCAGGACCTTCACCCACAGCAATAGCATCCAATTGATTTATCTTAATACTTGCTTGGCGAACCACTTCATCTATAAAAAGATGCAATTTTTCCGCATGAGAATAACCGGGTTCATTGTCTTCCAGACTTTGAATAACCTCAGCATCTTTAGCCAGAGCTACCGAACAATTAGTAGAAGACGTTTCTAAATTAAGTATAAAAGCCATGAACCAAATTTACAAGTTAGCTTGCAATTATAGTTTCATATCTGCAACTTTAATTCCGAAATACAATTCAAGTACTTTCAGTTTAAAAATAAAATCAAACTTTGCTTGAACTTCATTACTTAAAGCATTTTCTAACCTAAACTTTGATTGACTAAAGTCAAAAGCATTGGTTAATCCCACATCATAGCGGTCTTTTGCATATTGATAAGCTCGTTCCTGTGCCTTTACTGCTACTACCGTAGCTTCGTAAGCCTTGGCTGAACCTTTGGCATCTAAGTAAGCCTGATACACATTACTATCCAGATCGAGGGTAGCTTGTTCTAATTGAAACTCAGCCCTACGAGCATTTATCTGGTTACGCTTCACTCCATTTCTAACCTGAAAACCATTAAAGACAGGTATGGATAGTGAAAATCCGTAAATGATACTTCGGTTATCAGAAAATTGATCGAAGATATTGTCCGGGCTTGCAAAGATAGGGGTTGATGTTACAGGGTCTATACTAATAAACCTATCGGCTCCTGTTTCAAAGGTACTGGCTCTTACGGATCCCGATAAAGTAGGGTAATAAGCACCCTTGGCAATCGCTACATCCTGTTCCGCTAACAGTTTATTTTGTTGTGCAATTTGAACTTCATATCGGCTTTCTCTTGCCTTAGTGGTTATTTCAGTTATAGATTTGTTAAGGATGTCTGACGCCGGTACCAGGTAGTCCTGTTCACCGATGTCAAAATTTTCGTAGTCTTTAATTAATAAAGTTTGCGCTAAAGCTATTAGTGAAATCTGAACGGCGTTTTCTGCTTGTACGATACGAGTTAATTCATCAGCTGATGTTGCTTCAATCTCCAGTAAATCCCCTTGCGGCAACACCCCTGCATCTACCAATTCGCTCGTACGCTCTAGTTGTTCCAGGGTAATTTTATGTTGGGCTTCAATTACTTTTAGATTCTCCTTATTTAATAAAATCTGTAAATAGCTGTTAGCAACGAATAGAGCAATATCGTCTCTAGATTTCCCTAGATTATATTGACTTAATAGTTGATTGATTTTAGCCCTTTGGAACTGACGTACATTTCGCAGTCCGTCAAATAAGGTTACCGATAAATCAGCCCGGTACTCAGAGGTTCGAATCGTTTGATCTACGTTAGTTCCGGTTCTCGGGTCATTTACTAATCCCGAATTCCAAAAATTAGAAGCACTTGCATTTAAAGAAGGCAATATATTGCCCAGAGCATCTTTACTGTCAATTAAGGCCTCTTCTACTTGCAGTGCAGATTGTTTAATAGTTATATTTTCTTCTAAAGCATGCTCTATACATGCTCTTAACGTCCAGTTTTTTTCCTGCGCTGTGGTCAAGGAAATACAACTTAAGGTAAAGAAGCCGAGCAAAAGTATGTTATAAATTCTCATTTGTCTGTTTAAAAATAGTATCGTTTAAATTCTAAAAATTGCAATCCGGTTTAACCCTTCTTAAATTCCTCTTCTTCTTTAATTTGGTTCCAGACTTTTACTTTGTCATTTTTAGAAATACCGGATTTAATCTCTACATTGATACCATCACTAACTCCCAACTTTACATCTCGCTTTTCAAATTGTTGTTCACCTGTTTGTATTTCAACAAAGGGTTCTTTAGAATCTCCATCATACTGAATTAAAGCTTCTTTTAAGGCTAATACACTGTCTACTTTGGCTAATATGATTGAGGCATTAGCACTAAGTCCTGCACGAATAAAGGTGGTATCTTTTTTATCCAGCGTACCTTTAATTTCAAACTGCACTGCTCCGTTTTCTTCTTTACCCTTAGGAGCAATGTAATCTAAAATAGCATCAAACTTTTTGTTTTCAATAGCTCCTACCGTAATTTCAAGAGGCAACTCCTCTTTAATCCTGCCTACTTCACTTTCATCTACAAAACCTTCAAAAATCATTTTGCCTACATCTGCGACAGTTGCAATGGTTGTTCCATCGTTAAAATTGTTAGATTCGATTACCTGATTCCCTTCTTTTACCGGTACTTCAAGTACCATTCCCGTGACAGTTGACCTGATCAATGTATTTGCTGCACTACCTAATCCTCGGGCAGTTCCGGTTCTTACGATCTGGTAATTTTGTTTTGCCGCATCATAACTTTGGACTGCCTGCTGGTAGGTTACATCTACAGCATCATATTCATTAGCAGAAATTACTCCTTTATCAAAAAGTTCCTTTTGACGTTCGTATACCCTTTTTTGGTTATCCAAAGCAATTTTAGCCGACTGCATGGCATTTTTTGCACTTTGTAAAGAAGATACATTCGGTATTACTTTAATTTTTGCAATCAGGTCACCAGATTTAATTTGTTGTCCTGCTTCAATAAATATTTCATCGATAATTCCCGAAATATTGGGTTTGATCAGCACTTCATCTTTAGGTACAATACTACCTGTGGCTACTGCTTTTTTAATGATTGTTTGTGTAGTGGCTTCTTCCGTTTTATAAGTAACCGGGTCTTCTTGATTTTTCTGATACAAGTAGTACAATGCTCCGGTAAATACCAGAACAATAAAAATTAAAATAATTATGGTAACCTTTTTTTTCATGATGGTTGTTGTTGTTTATACTATTTTAAATTATTTACAACTTTACTAGTCACTTCGTAAAGCATCAATAGGTTTTGTTTTTATGGCGGTTTGCGCCGGAATTAATCCTGCTAATAGTCCACTACCAATTAGGATAAAAAGCGCTACAAAGATGACATTCAGATCCACACTGGGATCTGCAAACATGGTATCTTCATCCGGACCAGCACTATCCAGTATGAGGTTAATTAAAAAAATCAAGCCTGTAGACGCTGCAATACCTGCCATGCCGGAAATAATGGTCAAAAAGATAGACTCCAGTAAAATCTGACCTCTAACTGCCCAGGGAGAAGCCCCTAATGCCCTACGGATACCAATTTCTTTAGTTCGCTCCTTAACCACAATCAGCATAATATTACTTATTCCTATAATACCGGATAATAAGACCAGCACCCCTACGAAATATGCAACTACTTTTAATGCGATAAAAAGTCCGTTTACTTTTTTGAATTCCTGATAAAGATCAAAATTTCCAATGGCACGATCATCTTCAGGATGTATGGAATGATTCGTTCTTACGACTTCAATGATATTCTCTTTTAAACTGGTGATAGAATTGTTATCTTTTGCAGTAATGGCCATCCAGCCTACATCATCTGCCTGGTTAAAGGCTTGAGAAAAAGCGGTAAATGGAACGTATATTTCGTTTTGACCTTCCTGCGGATCTCCATTGTTAGATTTTTTAGTGTAGGTTCCGATCACCATAAAATTAACCCCTTGAATTTTTATATAACTCCCTATATGTTCTTCTCCCTTTTCATAAAGTTCATCTCGAACACTTTCGCCTATAATGGCAACTTTACGACGGTTATCAATATCCCCGTAATTGATAAATCGACCGGTAGTAATATTGATCGGATCTTGTTTAATAATTTCCGGATAATCCCCGTATACATTATAAGCTCCGGTTTTGAGTCCGCGGGTTACATTATTGGCTCCGCCAAAACCTCCCAACTGATTTCTGGGCGATATATAAAGTAATCCCGGTACCTGATCCCGAATGGAAGCAACATCACCTGTTTTAAAAGTAAACCTGCGTCCTTTAGGTAAGCCTTTATAAGGCATAGAAGCAATTTGCGTCCACATAAACATGGTGTTTGTCGCAATATCCCCGAACCCTTTTTTAACTCCGTTTTCTAAACCCTTTCCGGCCGCTAATAAAATTACCAGGATAAAAATACCCCAGAATACCCCAAAAGCAGTGAGTAAGGTTCTAAACCAATTGGCCGTCAGGGCTTCTAAAATTTCGTTCCAGCGATCTCTGTTAAACATATTATTCGTCTCTTAATGCTACAATAGGTTTTATCTTGGCTGCCCGCCAGGCTGGAAAAAATCCGGCTATCGCACCAGCAAGAATCAGGATAATAACCGTGGTTATTGCTACGTTAAAATCTACCGTAGGATTTTTAATAAATTCAGTTTCAATCATTGGGCCTACCAGTTCTAATAAAATTAAACTTGTAATCAGTCCCGTAAATCCGGCAATGGTAGTAACAAAAATAGATTCATGTAAAATCATCCCGATAATAGAAAACGGTTTTGCTCCGATTGCTTTACGAATCCCTATTTCTTTGGTTCGCTCTTTTACGATAATAAGCATGATATTACTGACTCCTACTACTCCGGCAATAATAGTACAGACACCCACCCACCAAAAAAATGCTTTAATCATAAATATTAACTGGTAAAAGCGTTTGGCACCTTTTAACGAATTTTGTATCCCAATGGCAGCTTCATCTTCCGGAGCAATGATGTGCTTCTTTTTTAAATAGGTTTCAATATTATCAGCAAAATCCAACGAACTTTGTACGGTTTCTTCAAATGTAGCTTTAGGTTTTAATGTGTAAGTTAATAATTGTACATTTCTCCCCTGGTTAAAGACTATCTGCGCCGTAGTACTCGGAACGATAACCTTTTGCTCTTCTCGATCTCCCCCTTCATCACTGTAAACCCCAATTACTTTAAATGGAACATCATTCAATTTTACATAAGAACCAACCACCTCTTCTTTGGTATTTTTATAAAGGTCTTTCCGAATCCGGTTACTGATGACGACCACTTTCTCATTTCTGTCCAGGTCTATATTATTGATAAACCTACCCATCATCATTCGTTCGTTTTCAACCACCTGAAAGCCCGGATAGGCACCTTCGATACGATAATTTCCGGATTCTTTACCGTATGAAATAATACCCTGCCAGATTCGAACTACCGAAGAATGATTTTCTATTACTGCTTCATTCTGTTTTCTGATAAAATTGTTATCATCATTAGTCATTATAATATCACGTCCGGGATTTAATCCTTTATATTTTACCGTAGTTTCTCTGGCCCATACCCAAATACTATTCGCTGCATCTTCTTCAAAGGCCTGCGAAATTCCGTTCTGCATTCCTTGTCCTACGGCTAGTAAAATCACCAAAATAAATATCCCTGAGGCTACGGAAAGACCGGTTAGAAAAGTACGTAGCTTGTTCTTTAGGATCGTTTCAAAAATTTCCTGCCAACGTTCGATATTAAACATGGGCTATAGCTCTTACTTGTTGTACTTCAGCATCGTCTATGATTAATCCGTCTTTTAGGTTGACAATACGTTTAGTCATATGGGCGATATCCTCTTCATGCGTTACGATAAGCACCGTTTTACCTTCATCATTAATACCTTGTATCAATTCCATAACCTCATAAGAAGTTTTAGTATCCAATGCCCCGGTAGGCTCATCTGCTAATAAGACTTTAGGCTCTGATGCCATGGCCCTTGCAATGGCTACCCGCTGTTTTTGTCCTCCTGACAATTCATTAGGTAAATGTGTTGCCCATTTTGCCAGTCCTACTTTCTCCAGGTAGTGCAATGCTTTATCGTTTCTTTCATTTCTCTTTACTCCCTGGTAATAAAGAGGAAGGGCTACATTATCCATTGCATTTTTATAAGTAATCAGGTTAAAAGATTGAAATATAAAACCTAAAAATTTATTTCGGTATTGTGCAGCAATTTTCTCATTTAGGTTTTTAATAGGAAGCCCATCTAAAAAATAAGTTCCTTCATCTGCTTCATCCAGCATTCCTAAAATATTAAGCAAAGTAGATTTTCCGGAACCACTAGAGCCCATAATCGATACAAGCTCCCCTTCTTTTACATCAAAATTAATTCCCTTTAATACATGTAAAGAATTAGCCCCCATTTTATAAGACTTATGTAATTGTTTTATTTCAATCATAGAATCATATCATTTATAATGTAAAAGGACTTTAGAAAATTCAAATAGAATAGTAAAGCCAATGCAAAACAGGTAAGGTTAAAGAGAAGTTGAATTGTCTATAGTTTAGTAATAAAATAAGACTTTTTAACTCGGTCTTTACTCCTATACAAACTAGACGCCCAAATATCTATGTTTGTTACTGTAGTAGATGTTATAAAAAAGTTAAAGATATACGGTATTTATATAACCTAATTTACTAAGCTTTTTTCTTGCGACTTTTATAAATTGCATAGCCTACAATTGCGATTAATACATAGGGTATAATCATTAAATATAAAATTCCATTATTAATACCTTGAGCTACTTCTTGCTTATCTCCATTTTCCAAAACTGCTCGACACATAGCGCATTGGCTGTAAGTGCGCTGTGTATTAAACAACATAAAGAAGAACATACTGACTAAGGATTTTATGATGGAAGACTTCATTCTTATAAATTAATAGTAGGGTGAAATCATTATATATACAATAACTCCGGTGACAGCTACATATAACCAAATAGGAAAGGTAATACGTGCAATTTTACGATGTCTTTCATACTGTCCGGTTATTGCTCGTACGTAAGTTACCAATACAAAAGGGATTACCCCTATGGATAATAGTATATGGGTAATTAATATAAAATAATATACATATTGCATCCAACCTTCTCCCCCGTATTTTGTAGAATCGCTAGTCATATGATACATTATATATAAAAGTAAAAAGAGCACTGAACAAGCTATCGCTAATTGCATAATACGTTTATGTACCTGTATTTTTTTATTTTTGATAGCCCATAAACCAACTACTAGTAATAATGCCGTAATAGCGTTAATTGTTGCGTATATGGGAGGTAAAAAGCTTAAAGGTTGAATATCAAAACCTAATTTCTTTAGATTTACACCAAATAAGATAGCTACTGCTACCGGAACCGTGATGGATAATATCCAAATCCATTTAGTGTATTTTTTTTCCTGAAGTAGTTTTTCATCCATAATTACTCTGACAATAGTTTCTCAATGTCTTCTATCAAGATCGAAACCTGCTCTTCTTCACCGTTTTCGTCTTTTTTTTCTTCTGTACTAACGGTACCCCGATAGTAAATAATCGGATTTCCGGAAGCATCATAACGTGAACGTATATATCCGTCTTTATCAATTAAAGCAAAAAAACCGTTATGCTCAAAGCCACCGGGAACTTCCGGAACTTCTGCTGCATAAATATTAAATCCGCGATTAGCCAGGTCATATAAATCTTCCCGATCCCCGGTTAATAAATGCCAATCCGGGTCAGTAATCTTATAGTTTTCTTCGTATTGTTTTAATCGGGTAGGCGTATCTCTTTCCGGATCAATGGTAAAGGAAGCTATCCCAAAATCCGCTTCATCTTTAAATTTATCCTGAACAGTAACCAGGTTTTTAGTCATTTTAGGGCAAATAGTCGGACAACTGGTAAAGAAAAAGTCTACAACATAAACCTTCCCTTTTAAATCATGATTCGTTACTAGTAGACTATCCTGGTTTAAAAATGCAAACTCCGGAATTTTCTTCGGTTTTTCATTTATTTTTATATAAGCCAGTTTACCATTTGTAACCTTACCTGCACTCATCCGAGTATCCTTTACTATCGTATCTTTCTTAACCCGTTCAATAATTCTTGGAATAAAAATAATTCCAAATACTAAAATTATAAAGGATATTCCAACGTACGAGTACTTTTTCATGATAGTATACTTACTGAAATTTTAATTTTTACGATCTGCTTTGTATTTTTTAAGCGCTAATCTGTACTCTGCCAGAATCACTTTGACGTCATCATTCATTTCATCACTTAACTCCGCTACCGAAGAAGCATTATAACCGTATTTACTTACTTCCTTTTTATTACTATCAGCATCTCTGCCCCTAAGATTGTTATCTTTATCAATTATAAAAACATAATCTGTTCCCAGATGTTCATCTAATTGGTACGGAGTTTTAAGAGATTTAAAAAAAGACTGAATTTGCTCCGGGGTTCCAAATAAATAATTCCAATTAGAAACGTCAGCTATATTACCTAATTCCTTTAATAGTTCGGTGGCTTTTGCTTCACTCCCGTACGGAAGGATTACTACAAATTGAAAATCTTTAAATTCATAGTTTTTCTTATAAATCTTTTGATTTAGATTAAAAGCATTTCCTTCTCTATGATGTAGCTGATCTCCTAAAAAACTAAGAATTGTAATTTTGTCCTGTAAAGTAACCACTTTCTGACTATCCAAAGGGGTAAAAGCGGTCAGATTACCCACGTTAGTTTCCAGAACGGGCAGTTTTGCAAAATTATGAACTCCCGAAGCAAAAAAAAGATAAGCAACAAGGGGTAATATAAATAATACGCCCAGAACTAAAAACTTTTTCATAAGACCTGTTTTCCTGCTAGTACAAAAATAAATAAGACGGTTGATATCAACCGTCTTATTCTGTGCTTTATTATGTTTTTAACGTATGTATAGTATCTTAAAAATCCCAGGCTTTATATCCGTCTTTAA from Aquimarina sp. ERC-38 includes these protein-coding regions:
- the tsaB gene encoding tRNA (adenosine(37)-N6)-threonylcarbamoyltransferase complex dimerization subunit type 1 TsaB, with translation MAFILNLETSSTNCSVALAKDAEVIQSLEDNEPGYSHAEKLHLFIDEVVRQASIKINQLDAIAVGEGPGSYTGLRIGVATAKGLCYALSKPLIAINSLEALASQVFEEDCFLIPMMDARRMEVYDSVFFNRKLVQETKATIVDATIYRNLIKESDKVRFIGNGVAKSRTFLNFPKASFYEDKMPSASSMASLSFQKYQNQNFEDIAYFDPFYLKEFKVN
- a CDS encoding ABC transporter ATP-binding protein, which codes for MIEIKQLHKSYKMGANSLHVLKGINFDVKEGELVSIMGSSGSGKSTLLNILGMLDEADEGTYFLDGLPIKNLNEKIAAQYRNKFLGFIFQSFNLITYKNAMDNVALPLYYQGVKRNERNDKALHYLEKVGLAKWATHLPNELSGGQKQRVAIARAMASEPKVLLADEPTGALDTKTSYEVMELIQGINDEGKTVLIVTHEEDIAHMTKRIVNLKDGLIIDDAEVQQVRAIAHV
- a CDS encoding efflux RND transporter periplasmic adaptor subunit, producing MKKKVTIIILIFIVLVFTGALYYLYQKNQEDPVTYKTEEATTQTIIKKAVATGSIVPKDEVLIKPNISGIIDEIFIEAGQQIKSGDLIAKIKVIPNVSSLQSAKNAMQSAKIALDNQKRVYERQKELFDKGVISANEYDAVDVTYQQAVQSYDAAKQNYQIVRTGTARGLGSAANTLIRSTVTGMVLEVPVKEGNQVIESNNFNDGTTIATVADVGKMIFEGFVDESEVGRIKEELPLEITVGAIENKKFDAILDYIAPKGKEENGAVQFEIKGTLDKKDTTFIRAGLSANASIILAKVDSVLALKEALIQYDGDSKEPFVEIQTGEQQFEKRDVKLGVSDGINVEIKSGISKNDKVKVWNQIKEEEEFKKG
- a CDS encoding TolC family protein, producing MRIYNILLLGFFTLSCISLTTAQEKNWTLRACIEHALEENITIKQSALQVEEALIDSKDALGNILPSLNASASNFWNSGLVNDPRTGTNVDQTIRTSEYRADLSVTLFDGLRNVRQFQRAKINQLLSQYNLGKSRDDIALFVANSYLQILLNKENLKVIEAQHKITLEQLERTSELVDAGVLPQGDLLEIEATSADELTRIVQAENAVQISLIALAQTLLIKDYENFDIGEQDYLVPASDILNKSITEITTKARESRYEVQIAQQNKLLAEQDVAIAKGAYYPTLSGSVRASTFETGADRFISIDPVTSTPIFASPDNIFDQFSDNRSIIYGFSLSIPVFNGFQVRNGVKRNQINARRAEFQLEQATLDLDSNVYQAYLDAKGSAKAYEATVVAVKAQERAYQYAKDRYDVGLTNAFDFSQSKFRLENALSNEVQAKFDFIFKLKVLELYFGIKVADMKL
- a CDS encoding SCO family protein; this translates as MKKYSYVGISFIILVFGIIFIPRIIERVKKDTIVKDTRMSAGKVTNGKLAYIKINEKPKKIPEFAFLNQDSLLVTNHDLKGKVYVVDFFFTSCPTICPKMTKNLVTVQDKFKDEADFGIASFTIDPERDTPTRLKQYEENYKITDPDWHLLTGDREDLYDLANRGFNIYAAEVPEVPGGFEHNGFFALIDKDGYIRSRYDASGNPIIYYRGTVSTEEKKDENGEEEQVSILIEDIEKLLSE
- a CDS encoding ABC transporter permease encodes the protein MFNRDRWNEILEALTANWFRTLLTAFGVFWGIFILVILLAAGKGLENGVKKGFGDIATNTMFMWTQIASMPYKGLPKGRRFTFKTGDVASIRDQVPGLLYISPRNQLGGFGGANNVTRGLKTGAYNVYGDYPEIIKQDPINITTGRFINYGDIDNRRKVAIIGESVRDELYEKGEEHIGSYIKIQGVNFMVIGTYTKKSNNGDPQEGQNEIYVPFTAFSQAFNQADDVGWMAITAKDNNSITSLKENIIEVVRTNHSIHPEDDRAIGNFDLYQEFKKVNGLFIALKVVAYFVGVLVLLSGIIGISNIMLIVVKERTKEIGIRRALGASPWAVRGQILLESIFLTIISGMAGIAASTGLIFLINLILDSAGPDEDTMFADPSVDLNVIFVALFILIGSGLLAGLIPAQTAIKTKPIDALRSD
- a CDS encoding ABC transporter permease, producing the protein MFNIERWQEIFETILKNKLRTFLTGLSVASGIFILVILLAVGQGMQNGISQAFEEDAANSIWVWARETTVKYKGLNPGRDIIMTNDDNNFIRKQNEAVIENHSSVVRIWQGIISYGKESGNYRIEGAYPGFQVVENERMMMGRFINNIDLDRNEKVVVISNRIRKDLYKNTKEEVVGSYVKLNDVPFKVIGVYSDEGGDREEQKVIVPSTTAQIVFNQGRNVQLLTYTLKPKATFEETVQSSLDFADNIETYLKKKHIIAPEDEAAIGIQNSLKGAKRFYQLIFMIKAFFWWVGVCTIIAGVVGVSNIMLIIVKERTKEIGIRKAIGAKPFSIIGMILHESIFVTTIAGFTGLITSLILLELVGPMIETEFIKNPTVDFNVAITTVIILILAGAIAGFFPAWRAAKIKPIVALRDE
- a CDS encoding DUF420 domain-containing protein, giving the protein MDEKLLQEKKYTKWIWILSITVPVAVAILFGVNLKKLGFDIQPLSFLPPIYATINAITALLLVVGLWAIKNKKIQVHKRIMQLAIACSVLFLLLYIMYHMTSDSTKYGGEGWMQYVYYFILITHILLSIGVIPFVLVTYVRAITGQYERHRKIARITFPIWLYVAVTGVIVYIMISPYY